The Mesobacillus jeotgali genome window below encodes:
- a CDS encoding 2-oxoacid:acceptor oxidoreductase family protein, with the protein MSILPKKNELGFYEIRLESIGGLGANLAGKMLAEAGVLGLGLNGSNFSSYGSEKKGSPVKSFVRFCEPETEIRVHSPIEEPHVVGVFHEALYKMVDVVSGLRPDGILLVNSTRDFDDIKKDLNLEHGTLAIVDALSIAVEEKTKVNTAMLGALYRILDFLDPGAMKNVIRKTFEKKYPHFVEPNIRTFERGYNEVQFKTYIPEEGAQGKKFERPLPFLGYQTQEIGGVITAQANSVLKDLSGSRQGFLPQFNQQECINCAACDTACPDYCFVWEEGEDKRGRKQMFLKGIDYQYCKGCLKCVEACPTTALSELREMIGYAEENQVKHNYPYVTGGVS; encoded by the coding sequence ATGTCTATCTTACCGAAGAAAAATGAATTAGGGTTTTATGAGATAAGACTTGAATCGATTGGAGGCCTTGGCGCAAACCTTGCAGGAAAGATGCTTGCGGAAGCAGGTGTCCTCGGTCTCGGTTTGAACGGTTCCAACTTTTCTTCTTATGGATCGGAGAAGAAGGGGTCACCGGTAAAAAGCTTTGTCCGCTTCTGTGAACCTGAAACTGAAATCAGGGTCCACAGTCCGATAGAAGAGCCGCATGTGGTCGGTGTATTCCATGAAGCACTTTATAAAATGGTCGATGTAGTCAGCGGACTGCGACCGGACGGTATTCTTTTGGTCAATTCAACGAGAGATTTTGACGACATCAAAAAAGATCTTAATCTAGAGCACGGAACCCTGGCAATTGTCGATGCACTTTCAATTGCTGTCGAGGAAAAAACAAAGGTAAATACAGCGATGCTGGGAGCGTTGTACCGCATCCTTGATTTCCTTGACCCTGGAGCGATGAAAAATGTTATCCGCAAAACGTTTGAAAAAAAATATCCTCATTTTGTAGAGCCGAATATCAGGACCTTTGAGAGAGGCTACAATGAAGTTCAATTCAAAACGTATATACCGGAAGAAGGGGCTCAAGGCAAGAAATTCGAGCGTCCTTTGCCGTTTCTTGGGTATCAAACACAGGAAATCGGCGGAGTCATCACTGCCCAGGCAAATAGTGTCCTTAAGGATCTGAGCGGTTCTAGACAGGGGTTCCTGCCTCAATTCAATCAGCAGGAATGCATCAACTGCGCTGCATGTGATACTGCATGTCCAGATTATTGCTTTGTTTGGGAAGAAGGAGAAGACAAACGCGGCAGAAAGCAGATGTTCCTTAAGGGAATTGATTATCAATATTGCAAAGGCTGCCTGAAGTGTGTCGAGGCATGTCCAACTACGGCGTTGAGCGAGCTGAGGGAAATGATCGGCTATGCCGAGGAGAATCAAGTAAAACATAACTATCCTTATGTGACTGGAGGGGTTTCTTAA